Sequence from the Methanobacterium alkalithermotolerans genome:
ATCATCCCCTAAATTCCTTGAATGAAGTTTTAGAGCATATTAACGATTCTGATAGAAATAATTTAATTTATATAGTTAAAAAATGGATGAAGGGCGAAAAAGGTTATACATTTGGCAGGATGCTAGCTCAAAACCTCGATGAAAACGAAATTCCTTCAAAGTTCATTGAAGCTATAGAAAAAGCAAAAACTTTATCTAAAGATTTGCATGGTGTTTAAATGATTACTTTAGATGATGATCAAAAAAAAGCCATATATTCTTCGAGAGAAAAATCTTTACTAGTTTTAGCACCCCCTGGAGCAGGAAAAACATTAGTAATGGCAAAGAGAATCGAATTTTTAATTAGAACAAAAGCTATCAGATCTCCCTATAAGATTTTGGGATTGACTTTTTCTAACTCTGCGGCGGACGAAATGAAAAAAAGAGTGATTAAAGAGGTTTCTGGATCAAAAGGACGTGTACATATAACTAACTTTCATTCTTTTGCTTATTCTGTTCTGAAAGCATATGGTAATCGAGCTATCATAAAAAGGAATTTTTCTGTTCTAGGAGAATTAGATTCAGAAGGTCTTATTATAGATAAACTTGGCATTTCAGGATCTTTTTCTTTGAGTAAGTATGATGAAAGAAGAAAAGCAGCCCAAAAAATGTTAGATCGTTATAAAATATGGAAAATTGAACGAATACTGAAATTAAATGGAGATTATTGTGATAAAAAGTTTGATAAGCATTTTGAAGCTGCTTTAAATGCGTTCAAAGACGAATTACGTAATATTAATGCATTAGACTTTGATCATATTCTTTATTACTCATATATATTACTAAAAAATAATGAAAATATTCTAAATTATTACAGGTCTGTTTTTCAATATATTTTAGTTGATGAGTTTCAAGATACAAATCCCATACAATTCAAACTATTAGAACTATTAGCCAATGGAATTGATTCTTCATTACCAAATCGCCCTGTTTTTATTTTGGCTGATCCTAACCAGGGAATTTATGAATTTCAGGGAGCAAATCCTAAAAATATCGAAGATTTATTAAACACTTTCAATATTGAAAAAATTGAACTTAAAGGTGATCACAGATTTGGTTCAGATGGAATAAAAAAATTAATAGATGAAATATCCAATTTCATTGAAGAAAAAACATTATCATTATCACCCTCGCAAAGTGATAAGCCTGTTTACTGCATTTTTGATAATAAAAAAGATGAAGCACATTATATTCATGAAAAAATTAAAGAATTTAAAGATGATGTGAAACTTCATGAAATTGCCATTTTATCTCCACAAGGCTATAATTTAGACATTATAAAAAAACGATTGAATAAAGAAGAATACATTTTTTTACCTGATTTTAAAGGTATTGAAATAGAAAAAAAATATAAGTCATTATTTAATGAATTAAAAAAAACTGCTGGAATTAAAGGATGCTTAGAAGAAATCATAATAGATATAACCAAGAAAATCGGCATCGAAATTGATAATGATCTTTTGCAAATATTAATTAATATTGCCAGAAAATATGATAATAAAGTCTCAATGATGTTACAGGACAAGATATTGCTTTTTTCAAATGAAGTTCTATTAGAAATTAATTGGGGAGATATTCTTAGAAAAGAGATTAAAAATAAGATATTTCTTTCAACAATCCACAGTGCTAAAGGATTAGAATTTCAAAAAGTAATTGTTTGCGGTATTGAAAGTGGCTCTTTGCCATTTTTCGTTTCTTGTAATAAATGTAATGAACATGGCTTAGATGAGAACTCTTGGATGGAGAGTTTAAAATTATTGAATGTGGGAGTTTCGCGTGCAAAGCTAGAATTACTTATCTCAAGTTCTAATTCAAGGCGCAGGTTTAAAACACACCCATCATGCGTCCTAAAACCATTCTATCGCCATTTAGAAATATTAAATACCACGCTTTTATGATTTTAGATTAACTAATGAAGAGATTTAAATTGTTAAAAGATTAGTGAAAAAAATTTAAAATTTTATCGATTTTATAAGAGGTAAATATATGCGTGATTATAATTACTTTAAAAGAAGATATGAAAAAGTAGAAAATGAATTTATAGATTTAATTGAATATATTGAGATGAATGAAGATTTTGATCACTGCTGTTATAATATTGGGTCGTCAAAAATTATGGATTTTTGTTTGAGTGTTTGTACCGAAATAGAAACTATGTTTGTACTAATGTTAGAATGTTCACGATTTGATACAGTTCCAGATATAGATCATAAAAGAAAGCATCAGAATATAGATGTTTATAGGGAAATAATTGTCCGAGAATATAATTTAACTGAATATGTATTAAATGTAAATTTTATAAATGTAGATATCCGCCCATTCGAAAAATTTGATGAAGAGACCCCTACTTGGTTTAAAGATTATTCTAATTATAAACATTATAAGCTTGAATTAATAGAAAAATGGAATTTAAAATATGCACTATTCGCTTTAGGGTGTTTACGCTTATTAATATTAAATCATCCAGATCTTGATAATAGATCTGTTGATATTCGTGGAATCCAGAACGGTAAAGTTTTTAACTTAAAAAATTCTCAACCACGATTTGTGCTAAATCTTTATGGCCCTGATAGTGGTGAAGGGATGATGGTTAAATTATAATTGAAAATTATTATTTTTAAATATTTTATTAAATTTTGAAGCTTTTGAAGACGCTCATGAAGGTTGAATGGGTGATATTGCAATCATGATTAAGCATCAAACCGTAATACTTGGCAAATATGTAAAATCAATCTTGAAATCCGGGTAATGGATTCAAACATCCAATAGGGCGATAGTCTTCATGTTGATAAACATAAAAACTTAAAGGCTGATTATATTCTTGCAAATCCTCTATTTAAGGATAGTAACTGATCGAAGGCGGTGAAGTTCTCTTTACTGCTGTAAATTGGGCATAATGGTCGATATAACACACAGAGAACTAATTATGAAGATATCAAGAAGATCACTGAGTTCATCGTATAGTTTACTAACATTATCACCGAAATAAACATATAACTTATAATATTATTGAATCTTTTTTGGGGACTCATCAGTTATTTTTTGTGTCCGTACTATATGCATCAAGGTTTTTTTTACTTATGTCCTTGTCTTGCAGCTTTGCTTCATCAGATTTTTTTCTTCAACCATTTTACTACGACTTTCTTCTCGTTAAAGGTTATTGAAATATTCTTTTATACCTTTAGCCATTAGTTGCCTTCTTTTTTCAATAAAATCAAAATATTGAAGATTCCAGAAACCTTCTGGCAAATCATAAGTATCTTGATAACTCTTTAATATATTAGCACGATCTACATCAGATAAACTATTAACTAACTCATTCCAATATTCTTTTGGGTTTTTATCACTGATATTAATGTTATCCTTGTATTCGAGGTACATATAGTTAGCTACTTGATTATAATCCTTTTGTTCATCTATTCCACTATTTTTCAAATAATTTTTAGGGAATAAGTGATGTAAATCTAACGTTTTTTCCTTCATTTTAATTAATGGATTTAAATGATCCCTTAATTTTATATTTGAAAACATTACATTTACATCTTTAAATATTAAGGATGCTTAATGTACTTTATAAGCATAGTTCCTTGTTGAAGAAGAAAATAATCTTTGAGGTAAAGTAATATTCCAATAATCTTCTGTTAATTCAGTTTTCATGATATCATTTAAGATATCTAGAAAATTCTCTTTACCTTTTAATAATTGTAAATCTCTTTCGATCACACTTTCAGGAGATCCTGTATATCTATGGGTTAGTGTTTCATATGTCTCCAATTCTTAAACTACTGGTTGCAGCTAAAAGAATTATTGATTTATATTTAAATTATTTGTAGGATATACAGCTTGTCTTATGTGATCTATCGTAGTATGTCCTTTTTCTAATTAATCTTATTATGAGGTTCTTTAATGGGGTTGGGTTCCGGTAATTAATAAATTTTATAGAATTTATAAAGATCTAATTATTTTAATAATTTATCGCGAGAACTGGTTTCAAACCTGGGACCATGAAAAAAGCTATATCCTAAAAGCCATAAAAAATATTATAGTTGTTTTTTCTTCTTGAACAGATTCGTAACCCTGATTTATCGAATATGCGACATGATTAAAGCAATAAATACTATTTATTTATTTAATAATTAATAATCTTATTTTAACTAAAAAGAGACATACGCATGAAATTTGATATTCGTGACCATCCGGGATAGTAATTTCTAAATTTATTCAGTGTTTGAAAAGAAATTTTAAGCTCCCCTGCAATAATTAATTCTAAAATTATTTTTATTTATGACTATTAAGTATTTGATATGATCCGCCATATATGTAATATACTTAATATAATAAAGTCTTAATATAATTTATGAAAATGAGTTTATATAGTAAAGTTACTATGGGGGAGCAAGAGTTTTTAATTGCAGAAATAGACAGTACTAGATACCCTAAATTAAATAAAGCTCTAAAATATATTCCTTTAGATGAATTTAATGATTTTTCAGAACTAAAAGATACTAAATTATATGATTTTTATCTGGAATTAAATAAAACCGAGATGAAAATCTTAAATGTTGCTGATGGTTCTATTGGTAATTCCGATCCTGATCAAGTTGCAGAAACTATGTTTTATAATAATTTAATGAAATTCATCTTGTCATGGAATCAGAAATTCTATGAATCATTAGATCAAAGCCATAATTTGGTATTATCAGAAACTACGAAAAAAAAGTTAAATTTATGTTTAGCTTATTTTGCAGCATTTGATTCATATTTAAGCTGGATTTTAGAAGAATCTAGATTTTATTCCATTCCTCTGATATTAGATGCAATTTCTGAAATTGAAGCGTCATTTGTTTTGTCTTCGAGTTTTTATTATAAACAAGCAGCACATTTATTTAGAAATTTTTTAGAATTAGTCGTTGCGCAGTATTATTTTTCCACAAATACTAAAAATTTTGATGATTGGCGGACTCTACCCCACGTGAACATGCCAAGATTTAGAGGGAAAGATGGGATGATTACAAATTTAAGGAAAAATGGGAAAATTAATAATACAGAAGAAGAAAAGTTAGCGCAATTATTTGGAACTCTATCCGCATACACTCATTCAAAATATGAAAAATTAGTTCATATAGATTCTAAAACAAAAAAATCAATTCCTTTTGGTTATAATTCTCGATATTTTGAAGAATGGATGAATTTAGGAATAGAATGTATGGAAATTGGACTAAAAATATTAGCAAAACATACTGAAGACTGGGAAAAACAATTAGAAGATGAAGAAGATTTATTATGTCCAAAATGTCATGAAAAAGCTTTTGAAACTATTTTAGAGAAATACGGAAAAACAGAAATAATGCTTCACACTTGTAAAAACTGCAACCAACAAATTAGAACTGATGTTTTAATTGAAAAATAATTGATTATTCACAAAACAAAATAATTAAATTTAATTATAGTATATATAAAACAGTAATCATTCGTAAAAATAAGGTGTGTAGATGGGTAAAATTCAAGAATATCCTGACCTAGTTGATACATTTGATAATCTAAGTTTAGATAATGTGGTTAGTAGAAGAATAGGTCATATAACCATTATATGACTATTTTCAACGGTTATTGAGAGATGTTGGAATAAAAAATGTGGATTAGATGATAATGATATTAAGAATACTCATCTAAAGTTAGATGGGTGCATGTGAGATCATGTTTAGAATATTGAAGCTCCTGACAAATGGGATGCTTTGATAAATACTATGCAGAATATTCGTAGTAAAATTGAGTATGATAATTATTATGGCCCTAAAAAATCTAGTCTGAATGAAATACGAGTGAAACTACCTGAATTTACTACTTGGATTTTAGTGTTTCAGAAGAATATTTAAAAAATCTAATAATTTCACTTTTAAAGAAAATTATTTCAAAACTTGAATCGTAATATTGATGAAGTTGAAATAATTCTCGAATGTATTGTATGGATGATTCTAAAGAACATCTAATAGATTTAAAGATTTAATGCAATAATCTTTTTAACACATAAACCATTTGGTAGAGCGAATACTAGTGATTCTATTAATCACATGATTTACTCAATTCATTTTTAAAGTTAATTAATAAACAGATTCTAAAATTAGGGTTGGATTTGATGCCTGTTTGTTCCTATTCTGATGAAAAATACTAATGTTGATAATAATATGATAGATAGTTGTGAATGTGGATTTTTTTCAGTTTATATCAATGAAAATTTGGATGTTATGCCTTGTTCTTTCTGTAATGATAATAAACCAATATAACTTAAAGAATTTGATTTTGAAGAGATGGTTAAATAAATTTTCTGATTATAGAAGTTTTATTTCTAATAATGGGAGAGTTGACTGTGGAGATTGTAATAAATAAATGATTGTAGAGGACTAATCAATTTTAAAGACTTAAAAAGAAAATTAATTTAAAAACAAACATATTTATAGGATTGATTGATTAATGGATAATAATTAATAATTAGTGTGTAGGTGCTTTATCTTTTTCATGTTGTGGTTGATAAAACCAGAAATTA
This genomic interval carries:
- a CDS encoding ATP-dependent helicase; translation: MITLDDDQKKAIYSSREKSLLVLAPPGAGKTLVMAKRIEFLIRTKAIRSPYKILGLTFSNSAADEMKKRVIKEVSGSKGRVHITNFHSFAYSVLKAYGNRAIIKRNFSVLGELDSEGLIIDKLGISGSFSLSKYDERRKAAQKMLDRYKIWKIERILKLNGDYCDKKFDKHFEAALNAFKDELRNINALDFDHILYYSYILLKNNENILNYYRSVFQYILVDEFQDTNPIQFKLLELLANGIDSSLPNRPVFILADPNQGIYEFQGANPKNIEDLLNTFNIEKIELKGDHRFGSDGIKKLIDEISNFIEEKTLSLSPSQSDKPVYCIFDNKKDEAHYIHEKIKEFKDDVKLHEIAILSPQGYNLDIIKKRLNKEEYIFLPDFKGIEIEKKYKSLFNELKKTAGIKGCLEEIIIDITKKIGIEIDNDLLQILINIARKYDNKVSMMLQDKILLFSNEVLLEINWGDILRKEIKNKIFLSTIHSAKGLEFQKVIVCGIESGSLPFFVSCNKCNEHGLDENSWMESLKLLNVGVSRAKLELLISSSNSRRRFKTHPSCVLKPFYRHLEILNTTLL